The sequence CCGCCGACGTGGCGGATGTGGTCGCCACCTCCTGGGCGGCCGGCCGGCCGGACCACTGGGCCGACGACTACCCGGAAGACGGCGACCAGGGCATCGCCGAGCTGCTCAACCAGCGGCCGGAACTGCTCGGCCCCCGTGGCCACCGCCAGATCATCGAACAAGGCCGCGGCCTTGTCGTCGGAGGCATCGGGCTGTTCTGGCCGCCGGTCGACGGGCGGATCGAGATCGGCTACGGCGTGGTGCCATCCCGGCGAGGCCTCGGCTACGCCACCGAAGCCACCCTCGCGCTGGTCGAGTTCGCGTTCACGCTCCCGGGCGTGCGCACGATCTACGCCGACGTCGACCGGCTGAACCGACCGTCGATCCGGGTCCTGGTCAAGGCCGACTTCCTGCACGGCGAGACCAACGGCGACATGGCCCGCTTCCACCGCGACGCCCCGGCCGCCGAAACCACCGGCTGACCGGGACGCGCGGCAGGACCGGCCGCGGTGGAACGGGCCGCGCGGCGGGACGGGCTTAGGCCGCGGTCACCTCCCAACGGGCGGCGAGCTCGTCGAACAGCGCGTCGTCCTCGTCGGGCGCCGCCGAACCGAGCCCCAGGCACAGAACTGCCTCGCCGGTGTGCACGAGGTACTCACGGACGGCCCAGACCCGGCCCGCGTCCCGACGGACGCAGTCAATCCGCGCGCCGGGCCGGCTGGCCACGGTCGTCTCGGTGAGCTCGAACTCGGCGAAGCCGGCGCTGGTCAGCGACTCACGGATCGACTCCGCATGCTCCAGCGGCGTCTGGCTCCGAAACACAGGGTTGCGGAAGACGATGACGCTGTGACGCCGATCGTCTGGCTCGGCGAACCGGGCCGTCTCCCACGGGCTGTTCTTCAGATTCGGCGGCCGCTCGGCCCAGTGCGAGGGAACCCAGACGGAGTACCCGTACTCAGGCTTCTCGACCTGCCGCCACGGGGTCTCGGGGACGTTCGGATCTGTCATCGCATGCTCCTCGGCGGGGCTGCGTCGCAGCTGCCGGAGGGCGGCGGTATAGGACTCGCCGGTACGCGACATCCGTGCTCGAACGAGTCGCTTGAGATTCTTGTTCGCCGTCATCCGACCTCTGCCACCGCGGGCACCGCCCCCCAGCGACACCGCCCACGGCGGGCGGATGGACAGCGATCCGAGGACAGAGTCCCCTTTGCCTCCGCCGAGTGGCGCTGCTGGGGCGAGCCAAGGGAGGTTGGGCGGTAGATCAACGCCGAGACCTATTTTCCCCAGGCCCGCGAGTGGCCGTCAAGCGGCCTGGGCCCCGCCGCGGTCAGGAGGCCCAGGCGTGGGTGCGCAGCGCCACGATGCGGGGGTGGCGTTCCTCGACGCAGTAGCCGTACTCGACGCGGCGGCGCCAGACCGTGAGCCGGCAGGAGCCGCCCTCGACCGTCCAGGTGCGCCGGCCGACGCGGTCCTCGATCTGCACCGGCTGCGGAGTGAGCGGCTCGGCGGAGCGCCGGTGCGCCCAGGTGTGCGCGGCCTCCCATTCCGGGAAGCTGCCAACCAGTTCGCCGTCGCCGTCGAACACGAGGTAGGGGCGGGTCATCGTCGTCACGCCTTTCCAGGAGGCGGCGCGGGTTTCCCGATCGTCCTGGCGCTGGCGCCGTGTTCGGATCCCGGTCGCACGAGGCGGTCGGGGCTTTCCGGCCACGGACGTCCCGCCGACCGCCACGCTGCGGTCGGCACCCGGACGACGAAAGCGGCGCCGAAACGGACGCGGCCGGCGGCACTGACCGGTCGCGCGTCGAAGGTGGCCGTCAGGCCCGCGGCAACCCGGTGGGCGCCAGGAATGACAGTGGCGCGATCAGGTAGTCCACGAACGCGTTGTCGGCCGCGTAGGCCGCGGCCTCCAGCGGGGTGTCGAACGCCAGCACGACGCGGCGGGCCCGCCACGGGCCGCCCTCGAAGACGATCACGCCGAACTTCTCGGTCGCGTCGTCCGGCATCGGGCGCCGGGGCGGCGCAGGATCGGCGGGCGCGACGGCGGCCGGGCGATCGGCCGGCCGGATGCGCGCCCGCGGGGCGAAACCACCGCAGGTGCGCGTACGTAGCTGGGAAGCCATGGGTACTCCAGGAGACGTCGTGCGCCGGAACGGCGGCCACCGCGGGTGTCCGCGTTTCCGTCAGCCCAATGCACCGGCCGGCTCGGCACGCGGGCCGCGGCCGCGTCGACGAGCGGGGCCGGGCCGGATCGGCGAGCGGGGAGGCCGGCGTTCCGGGAGACCAGCGGCCTGGGAAGCCGGCAGCGAGGCCTGCTGGGATGTCGCAGCTCGCGCTCATCGCCCGCACTCCCCCCTGCATCGCTGCGGCCAACCTCTCACGCTGAGATGCGGACCTGCCACTCAAGGTGAGGACAGACCGGAAGCATGGCGCCCGCCGGACGCATATGCAAGAGCTTCTGTAAGGGTTTTGCTACGGGATGCTTCGACGCATGCGAGGACGGTGGCGGACCGGTGGCGAGATGGAACTACGAGTCGGACTCGACCGACTCAGTACGGACGAACCCGCGACCTGCGCGGCGACGCGTTCCGGCGCGTCCGGACCCGAGTCAGCGGGACTTGGGCGACGGCTCGGCCGGCCCCGCCGCCCGTATTTCGGAGACCACCCATGGACCCACCACCACCGGCGAGCCAGCACGGTGTCTCTGCGTAGCCGCGGTCACGATGCCACCCAAGGCCGGAGGTCGCGTGACATTTGCGCCACCGGAATCGGGCTGGCCGGCCGAGACCAACCACTCTTGGCCCCTTACGTCGATGGCACGATCAGCGGCACCATTGACCGCGAAAACATCGACAACGGCGGCTAACGCGCCAAAGCGGGTGGCGAGCCGACGGGGGTGGCGGCCGTGACGGCACCGAAGGCTCGCCCGTCGGCGGCCGGCCGCCGGGCGGAACCGGGCCGGCCCGAAGGTGGGTCCGCGACCGCGCCGGGCGGTGGGCCCGAGCGCCAGCCCGGCGCGCCCGACGGAGGGGAGACGATCATGGCGACCAGCGGCGGTCCGACGGTGCGCAGGCGCCGCCTCGGCTCCGAGCTGCGCCGGCTGCGGGAGGCCGCGGGCGTCTCCGTCGACCAGGTGTGTGACCTGCTGCGCTGCTCGGTCTCGAAGGTGAGCCGGCTGGAGAACGGCCGGGTCCCGGTGCGGACCCGGGACGTGCAGGACCTGCTGAGCCTGTACGGCGTGCACGACGACGAACGCCGGGAGGCCCTGCTGGCGCTGGCCCGCGAGTCCCGCCGGCACGGGTGGTGGCACGACTACCACGACGTCGTCCCGGCCTGGTTCGAGATCTACATCGGGCTGGAGGAGGACGCCGCCTCGATCAGCGTCTACGAGTCCCAGCTGGTGCACGGACTGCTGCAGACGGCCGACTACGCCCGGCACGTGATCCGCGCCGAGGCGCCGGAGAGCCCGGACGACGAGGTGGAGCGAAAGGTCGCGCTGCGGCTGGACCGCCAGGGCCGGCTGACCGGGGAGAACCCCCCGCGGCTGTGGGTGATCCTCGACGAGGCGGTGCTGCGCCGCCCGGTCGGCGGCCCCGTCGTCATGCGTGGTCAACTGGAATGGCTACGCAAACAGGCGGAGCTCCCCAACGTGACGATCCAGGCCCTCCCGTTCGCGGTCGGCGCACACGCCGGACTAGGTAGCACATTCTCCATTTTGGGCTTTCCGGACTCCGGCGACCACGACGTGGTCTATATCGAAGAGGCGGCCGGAAGCCTCTACCTGGAACGCGCTTCGGAAATCCGACGCTATAGAGTGAAGCTCGACTACCTGATGGCCTCTGCGCTGAGTCCGGAGGAGTCGATTCAGATGATTTCATCCATAGCGGAGGAAATGAAGTGAACAAATACGAGAAGCCGTCTCTCGCCGGTGTGGAGACCGCCCGGCTGGGCTGGCGGACCAGCAGCTACAGCAATGGTGCCGGCGGCATGTGCGTCGAGGTGGCACCGCTCGGCCACGGCATGGTGGTGCGGGACTCGAAGAACCCAGCGGGCGCGGTCCTGGCGTTCTCGGCCGCCGAGTGGGACGCGTTCCTCGCCGGCGCTCGCGACGGCGAGTTCGACCTGCGTTCGGTGACCGCCTGACGCGACGCCTCCCCGCACGCGGGTGTGGCCCGCGCAGAGGAAGCCCCGTACCAGGAAGGCCGACGACGCTCCCGGTGAGAACACCGCCGTGGCCGCCGTCTCCTTCCCGCCCGCACGAGTGATCCAGCCGGCATGGACCCGCCAGCGCGGCCGGCTGAAGAGGCGCCCGGCCTGGCCGGCCAGCCGTTCCCGGCTGCCGGCCAGGGCACGGCCG is a genomic window of Pseudofrankia inefficax containing:
- a CDS encoding GNAT family N-acetyltransferase, giving the protein MTSLDLVTARLILRPVTAADVADVVATSWAAGRPDHWADDYPEDGDQGIAELLNQRPELLGPRGHRQIIEQGRGLVVGGIGLFWPPVDGRIEIGYGVVPSRRGLGYATEATLALVEFAFTLPGVRTIYADVDRLNRPSIRVLVKADFLHGETNGDMARFHRDAPAAETTG
- a CDS encoding DUF397 domain-containing protein, which codes for MNKYEKPSLAGVETARLGWRTSSYSNGAGGMCVEVAPLGHGMVVRDSKNPAGAVLAFSAAEWDAFLAGARDGEFDLRSVTA
- a CDS encoding helix-turn-helix domain-containing protein; its protein translation is MATSGGPTVRRRRLGSELRRLREAAGVSVDQVCDLLRCSVSKVSRLENGRVPVRTRDVQDLLSLYGVHDDERREALLALARESRRHGWWHDYHDVVPAWFEIYIGLEEDAASISVYESQLVHGLLQTADYARHVIRAEAPESPDDEVERKVALRLDRQGRLTGENPPRLWVILDEAVLRRPVGGPVVMRGQLEWLRKQAELPNVTIQALPFAVGAHAGLGSTFSILGFPDSGDHDVVYIEEAAGSLYLERASEIRRYRVKLDYLMASALSPEESIQMISSIAEEMK